From the Nodularia sp. NIES-3585 genome, one window contains:
- the glmM gene encoding phosphoglucosamine mutase, which yields MVTSINKTQGEIRGASKSESHKSGKGLDGNFGLNLLPLPTNALFGTDGIRGEVGELLNAPLALQVGFWAGMVLQNHSCQTGPVILGQDSRNSSDMLAMALSAGLTAAGVEVWYLGLCPTPTVAYLTSISEAIGGVMISASHNPPEDNGIKIFNGNGSKLSPALQTEIEAGLRGHTVTGKVSNCGRHYSRGELVSQYGETLKQSLQQTVNLQGLKIVLDLAWGAAVGLAPKIFTQMGAEVICLHNEADGDRINVNCGSTNLEILQATVKEHDADLGFAFDGDADRVLAVDHTGRQVDGDYILYLWGKHLQEQQKLPDNLIVSTVMANLGFERAWQKQGGNLIRTAVGDQYVQAEMIKTGGMLGGEQSGHILCRHYAITGDGLLTALHIAALVKQAGVPLSEMVDQSFETYPQLLRNVRVIDRDRRLNWQNCQPVQQAIAQAEAALGDAGRILVRASGTEPLIRVMVEAANAELANHWTNELVSQVQQHLMV from the coding sequence ATGGTTACATCTATAAATAAGACCCAAGGAGAGATTCGAGGTGCTTCTAAGTCTGAATCTCACAAATCAGGGAAAGGTTTAGATGGCAATTTTGGGCTGAACTTATTACCACTACCGACAAATGCGTTATTTGGCACAGACGGCATTCGTGGAGAAGTGGGAGAATTGCTAAATGCGCCCTTAGCATTACAAGTGGGTTTTTGGGCGGGAATGGTTTTGCAAAATCATAGTTGTCAAACGGGGCCAGTCATCCTGGGGCAAGATTCGCGAAACTCTAGCGATATGCTAGCGATGGCTTTAAGTGCAGGGTTAACAGCAGCGGGGGTAGAGGTTTGGTATTTGGGGTTATGTCCCACTCCCACCGTTGCTTATTTAACCAGCATCAGTGAGGCTATAGGTGGAGTGATGATTTCTGCTAGTCATAATCCGCCAGAAGACAACGGGATTAAGATTTTTAATGGTAATGGTTCTAAGTTATCTCCAGCATTGCAGACAGAGATTGAGGCGGGACTACGTGGGCATACAGTTACAGGTAAAGTCAGTAATTGTGGACGGCATTATTCTCGTGGGGAATTAGTGAGTCAGTACGGCGAAACCTTGAAACAATCCTTGCAGCAAACGGTGAATCTTCAGGGGCTGAAAATTGTCTTAGACTTAGCCTGGGGTGCAGCAGTTGGGTTAGCACCAAAAATCTTTACCCAAATGGGCGCAGAGGTAATCTGCTTACATAATGAAGCAGATGGCGATCGCATTAACGTTAATTGCGGTTCCACTAACCTAGAAATTTTGCAAGCCACAGTTAAGGAACATGACGCTGACTTGGGTTTTGCCTTTGATGGCGATGCTGATCGCGTCTTAGCTGTAGATCATACTGGTAGGCAAGTCGATGGCGATTACATTCTTTACTTGTGGGGAAAACACCTACAAGAACAGCAAAAACTGCCAGATAATCTGATTGTTTCCACAGTCATGGCCAACTTAGGCTTTGAAAGGGCTTGGCAAAAACAGGGTGGCAACTTAATTCGTACCGCCGTCGGTGATCAATACGTACAAGCAGAAATGATCAAGACTGGGGGAATGTTAGGCGGTGAACAATCAGGTCATATTCTTTGCCGTCATTACGCTATTACCGGCGATGGCTTATTAACAGCTTTACATATAGCAGCTTTAGTCAAACAGGCAGGTGTTCCCCTCAGCGAAATGGTAGATCAAAGCTTTGAGACTTATCCCCAATTGTTGCGGAATGTGCGAGTCATAGATCGCGATCGCCGATTAAATTGGCAAAATTGTCAACCTGTACAACAAGCGATCGCTCAAGCCGAAGCTGCACTGGGTGATGCCGGCAGAATATTAGTCCGGGCTTCTGGCACAGAACCACTGATCAGAGTCATGGTAGAAGCAGCTAATGCTGAACTGGCTAACCACTGGACAAATGAATTAGTCTCTCAAGTCCAGCAACATCTTATGGTCTAA
- the hpsN gene encoding hormogonium polysaccharide biosynthesis glycosyltransferase HpsN, which translates to MNDLPLISVIIPTYGREETLQYSIIDVLNQDYPNFEVLVVDQSPTHEPETQAYLEEISAADQIQWFRLDWASLPGARNYGVRRSKGEIILFIDDDVKITPEFLAAHAKNYVQNPEIGAVAGRVFDRGKLSDSGGELQIEYLPPEAMDPGIAWYHIDLVHTIKPQQVLTARGCNMSFRREIFTKYGLNFDERFRGSAVREESDFCLRIRQTGYKIWYDPEAYLIHLGEETGGCHDISMRSLQYQLTFYHNHFLMALKNLDAIQALRLYAALFDCHVLGHPPCNKSGSPMKIFSRGIFYTLGFLKALGTVIQSIWNDGQTYSHLDQQTSSYTNSL; encoded by the coding sequence ATGAATGATTTGCCTTTGATTTCCGTGATCATTCCCACCTATGGGAGAGAAGAAACGCTACAGTATAGCATTATAGATGTTTTAAATCAGGACTATCCCAACTTTGAAGTTTTGGTAGTAGACCAATCTCCCACACACGAACCAGAAACTCAAGCTTACCTGGAAGAAATATCCGCAGCCGATCAAATCCAATGGTTTCGCTTAGACTGGGCGAGTTTACCAGGGGCGCGTAATTATGGTGTGCGGCGCTCAAAAGGTGAAATAATTTTATTTATTGATGATGATGTGAAAATTACCCCAGAATTTTTAGCAGCCCATGCCAAAAATTATGTGCAGAATCCAGAAATCGGGGCTGTTGCTGGGCGGGTATTTGACAGAGGTAAATTAAGTGATTCAGGTGGGGAGTTGCAGATTGAATATCTACCTCCCGAAGCAATGGACCCTGGAATTGCTTGGTATCACATTGATTTAGTCCACACAATCAAACCCCAGCAAGTGCTGACAGCTAGGGGTTGCAATATGTCTTTTCGCCGCGAAATTTTTACTAAATACGGACTGAACTTTGACGAGAGGTTTCGCGGTAGTGCGGTGCGCGAAGAGTCAGATTTTTGTTTGCGAATCCGACAGACTGGATATAAAATTTGGTATGACCCAGAGGCTTATTTGATACATTTGGGCGAAGAAACTGGGGGTTGTCATGATATTAGTATGCGATCGCTTCAGTATCAACTGACCTTCTATCACAATCATTTTTTAATGGCGCTAAAAAACCTGGACGCAATCCAAGCTTTACGCCTATACGCCGCTTTATTTGACTGTCACGTTTTAGGACACCCACCTTGTAACAAAAGTGGTTCCCCTATGAAAATTTTCAGTCGCGGTATTTTTTACACTTTAGGTTTTCTCAAAGCCTTGGGTACTGTCATTCAGTCAATCTGGAATGATGGTCAGACTTACAGTCACCTTGACCAACAAACATCCTCTTATACCAATTCTTTATGA
- a CDS encoding heme oxygenase (biliverdin-producing) — protein MSSNLASKLRLGTKKAHTMAENVGFVKCFLKGVVEKNSYRKLVANFYFIYSAMEEEMKKHHQHAIISQINFPQLDRKQTLEQDLSYYFGANWREQIKLSPAGEAYVQRIREISQTEPELLIAHSYTRYLGDLSGGQILKNIAVTAMNLSENQGTAFYEFAEITDEKAFKTQYRQTLDELPLDEATGDRIVDEANAAFGMNMKMFQELEGNLIKSIGVMLFNSLTRRRNRGNTELATAE, from the coding sequence ATGAGCAGCAATTTAGCCAGCAAATTACGTCTAGGCACTAAAAAAGCCCACACGATGGCAGAAAATGTGGGTTTTGTCAAGTGTTTTTTGAAAGGAGTGGTTGAGAAAAACTCTTACCGCAAACTAGTTGCTAACTTTTACTTCATCTACTCCGCGATGGAAGAGGAGATGAAAAAGCACCATCAACACGCGATTATTAGCCAAATTAACTTTCCCCAACTTGACCGCAAGCAAACCTTAGAACAAGATTTGAGTTACTATTTTGGTGCAAACTGGCGGGAACAAATTAAGCTATCGCCAGCAGGTGAAGCTTATGTGCAACGCATCCGCGAAATATCTCAAACAGAACCAGAATTATTAATCGCCCATTCCTATACTCGTTATTTGGGTGATCTATCCGGGGGTCAAATCCTCAAAAATATTGCGGTGACAGCGATGAACTTGTCTGAAAATCAAGGTACTGCTTTCTATGAATTTGCAGAGATTACCGATGAGAAGGCATTCAAAACCCAATACCGTCAAACTCTGGATGAATTACCCCTAGATGAAGCTACAGGCGATCGCATTGTCGATGAAGCTAACGCCGCTTTTGGCATGAATATGAAGATGTTCCAGGAATTAGAAGGTAATTTGATTAAATCCATCGGTGTCATGCTGTTTAACAGTCTCACACGCCGTCGCAATCGTGGCAACACTGAACTGGCTACAGCTGAGTAA
- a CDS encoding Uma2 family endonuclease, whose translation MLSSPLILHFPSSMPMTDEQFFEFCQENRDLRIERNKFGEISIMPPTGSETGNRNFNIAGQLYIWAEQDGTGICFDSSTGFKLSTGAERSPDASWIKLARWNQLTSEQKQKFAPICPDFLIELRSASDNLQPLKDKMVEYMQEPEIKLALLIDRKHRQVYIYRPGQPEECVKNPETVSGEDVLPGFTLKMSKIW comes from the coding sequence ATGCTTTCATCCCCTTTGATATTACATTTTCCCTCATCAATGCCCATGACAGACGAACAATTCTTTGAATTCTGTCAAGAAAACCGCGACTTACGCATTGAGAGGAATAAATTTGGAGAAATCTCAATTATGCCGCCTACAGGTTCAGAAACAGGAAACCGTAACTTTAATATTGCTGGACAGTTATATATTTGGGCAGAACAAGACGGCACGGGCATTTGTTTTGATTCTAGCACAGGTTTTAAACTATCAACAGGTGCAGAGCGATCGCCTGATGCATCCTGGATAAAATTAGCCCGGTGGAATCAACTCACATCAGAACAAAAACAAAAATTTGCCCCTATTTGTCCAGATTTTCTGATTGAATTAAGGTCAGCTTCTGATAACCTGCAACCATTAAAAGACAAAATGGTAGAATATATGCAGGAACCAGAAATAAAATTAGCTTTGTTAATTGACCGTAAACATCGCCAAGTTTATATTTATCGTCCTGGACAACCAGAAGAATGTGTAAAAAATCCTGAAACTGTGAGCGGTGAAGACGTTTTACCAGGATTTACTTTAAAGATGAGTAAAATTTGGTAG
- a CDS encoding peroxiredoxin produces the protein MTLRLGDTVPNFTQASTHGDINFYEWAGDSWVVLFSHPADFTPVCTTELGTVAKLKPEFDKRNVKAIALSVDDVDSHNGWVGDIEETQGTALNYPILADADKKVSDLYDMIHPNAAANITVRSVFVIDPNKKLRLSFTYPPSTGRNFDELLRVIDSLQLTDNYSVATPADWKDGEDCVIVPSLKDPEVLKDKFPKGYKEIKPYLRMTPQPNK, from the coding sequence ATGACTCTCCGTCTTGGTGATACAGTACCCAACTTTACACAAGCCTCTACACACGGCGATATCAACTTTTACGAATGGGCGGGTGACAGCTGGGTAGTGCTGTTTTCTCACCCTGCTGACTTTACACCTGTTTGCACCACAGAATTAGGCACAGTTGCGAAACTGAAGCCCGAATTTGACAAGCGTAACGTGAAAGCGATCGCACTCAGCGTTGATGATGTTGACTCCCATAATGGTTGGGTAGGAGATATCGAAGAAACTCAAGGAACTGCTCTCAACTATCCCATTCTCGCAGATGCAGACAAAAAGGTTTCTGACCTTTATGATATGATTCACCCCAACGCAGCTGCAAATATTACAGTGCGTTCGGTTTTCGTGATCGACCCCAACAAAAAACTGCGTCTTAGCTTCACCTATCCCCCCAGCACCGGACGCAACTTTGATGAACTATTGCGAGTAATTGATTCTCTGCAATTAACTGATAATTACAGCGTAGCAACACCAGCTGACTGGAAAGACGGGGAAGACTGCGTAATTGTGCCATCATTGAAAGATCCCGAAGTTCTCAAAGATAAATTCCCCAAAGGTTACAAAGAAATCAAACCCTATTTGCGGATGACTCCTCAACCTAACAAATAA
- the hpsL gene encoding hormogonium polysaccharide biosynthesis protein HpsL produces the protein MPKLKSKSQKSKKLKKPEKKESSILTLKERLAQKRKSAQARKEFTTLLTASAVTSVFFGILLFLVGGIKVAIPGVLAILILSFSYKYPRPALFAFLIYMPFAGTITYYIGNSPVLQLAKDAFYVPALIAFWQTCRQQGLPLIVPKAIKTPLFILLGCSLLTLIFINGGQQLNPPPVGLMQTAPNENPIAMGILGLKVFLGYIPLITCAYYFIRNTKDFLFLSRLQVVLILICCTLGIIQYVLLFTGVCEGTRNASGADLFKATLDARCYFGGSLLYSPSQGVIRLPGTFVAPWQWAWFLISSTFFAFATGFADPSVIWRLLGLGSLATVFINAVISGQRIALALVPVCFLLLLILTGQIRNLKRFIPMGIGLALILGIAMVSNPEIVQERIDSFVGRVEAAPPEEFILNQFQENWKNVASPIGSGLGRATNSARVLGRTKLVETYYPKVLWEVGIVGVLAFLALVTTLTITGFKTYRSIKDRNFRIYGASLWVFILFISYNTYYYPLDVDPVAVYYWFFAGVLFKLPLLEKQEKQNAEPVKTTKKKFSPIQV, from the coding sequence ATGCCGAAATTAAAATCAAAATCCCAGAAATCGAAAAAGTTAAAAAAGCCGGAAAAAAAGGAAAGTTCTATTCTCACCCTCAAAGAAAGGTTAGCCCAGAAGCGTAAATCAGCCCAAGCACGTAAAGAATTTACCACCCTGCTGACAGCCTCTGCCGTCACTAGTGTCTTTTTTGGCATTCTACTGTTTTTAGTAGGTGGCATTAAAGTAGCTATTCCTGGCGTTTTGGCAATCCTGATCCTCTCCTTTTCCTACAAATACCCCCGCCCAGCCTTGTTTGCTTTTCTGATTTATATGCCATTTGCAGGTACTATCACATATTACATCGGCAACAGTCCCGTCCTGCAATTGGCTAAAGATGCTTTCTATGTTCCCGCCTTGATCGCATTTTGGCAAACTTGCCGTCAGCAAGGGTTACCTCTAATAGTTCCCAAAGCTATTAAAACTCCGCTGTTTATTTTATTGGGCTGTTCCCTGCTAACACTGATATTTATCAATGGTGGACAACAACTCAATCCTCCCCCTGTAGGACTGATGCAAACAGCACCCAATGAAAATCCCATAGCTATGGGCATTCTCGGACTGAAAGTATTTTTGGGCTATATACCCTTGATTACTTGTGCTTACTATTTCATTCGGAATACAAAAGACTTTCTATTTTTATCGCGCTTACAGGTTGTACTCATACTTATCTGCTGTACCCTGGGAATTATTCAATACGTATTACTATTCACTGGAGTATGTGAAGGTACTAGAAATGCTTCAGGTGCAGATTTATTTAAAGCAACACTAGACGCGCGCTGTTATTTTGGTGGCTCTCTACTCTATAGTCCTAGTCAGGGAGTAATTCGCTTACCAGGAACCTTTGTAGCCCCTTGGCAATGGGCATGGTTTTTGATATCTAGCACCTTTTTTGCCTTTGCCACAGGTTTCGCTGATCCTTCAGTTATTTGGCGACTACTAGGTTTAGGTTCTTTGGCAACGGTTTTTATCAATGCAGTCATCTCCGGACAGAGAATTGCCTTAGCCCTAGTGCCTGTGTGCTTCCTACTCTTACTAATACTGACTGGTCAAATTCGTAACCTGAAACGCTTTATCCCCATGGGAATAGGACTTGCCCTAATTCTGGGAATTGCCATGGTAAGTAACCCGGAAATTGTGCAAGAACGGATAGATAGTTTTGTGGGTCGAGTGGAAGCTGCACCCCCCGAAGAGTTTATTCTTAATCAGTTTCAGGAAAATTGGAAAAATGTAGCTAGTCCCATAGGCAGCGGCTTAGGACGGGCTACTAACTCAGCTAGGGTATTGGGTAGAACCAAGTTAGTAGAAACATACTACCCGAAGGTGCTGTGGGAGGTAGGTATCGTAGGAGTATTGGCATTTTTAGCTTTGGTCACAACCCTGACAATTACTGGTTTCAAAACATATCGTTCCATCAAAGACCGTAATTTCCGAATCTATGGAGCTAGTTTGTGGGTGTTTATACTGTTTATTAGCTATAATACTTACTATTATCCTTTAGATGTTGATCCAGTTGCTGTATATTACTGGTTTTTTGCAGGGGTACTGTTCAAACTACCATTACTGGAAAAACAAGAAAAACAAAATGCCGAGCCTGTAAAAACAACAAAGAAGAAGTTTTCACCGATTCAAGTTTAA
- the hpsO gene encoding hormogonium polysaccharide biosynthesis glycosyltransferase HpsO — MKILIASHSYIVDLNCEKLRALAQLKPGIEVTVIVPKTWKPGGVQNKIITTQYRDEGNFRIVPISNFSQNHQGLLTFGTDLISLLREFRPQVIQVEQGSKGLAYTQMIFLNQLLGIKAKNIFFTWWNLPYELKFPISLLEKYNLQHSHGIIAGNQDGAEVLRQRGYAGPIQVMPQLGVDERLFTPKAQPELSSQLGITSEDFVVGFVGRFVPEKGLLTLVQALVSIPDKPWKLLLLGRGELQAELIKFTTENNIRERVIFVESVPHDQVANYINLMSTLVLPSETTYKFKTLTSVGWKEQFGHVLIEAMACHVPVIGSDSGEIPHVIGDAGLVFPEGDFKALADCLVQLIEKPDMTATLGKRGYEKAMHKYTNKALAQQQFEFYQQLVNY; from the coding sequence ATGAAAATCTTAATTGCTAGTCATTCCTATATTGTAGACCTTAACTGTGAAAAACTACGGGCTTTAGCACAATTAAAACCAGGAATTGAAGTCACAGTTATCGTCCCCAAAACCTGGAAGCCTGGTGGTGTACAAAACAAAATTATTACCACTCAATATCGTGATGAAGGCAATTTTAGAATTGTCCCCATTTCTAACTTCAGTCAAAATCATCAAGGTCTTCTCACCTTTGGGACTGACTTAATCTCTTTATTAAGAGAATTTCGTCCCCAAGTTATCCAAGTAGAACAAGGTTCTAAAGGACTAGCATATACTCAGATGATTTTTCTGAATCAGCTATTAGGAATTAAGGCAAAAAATATATTTTTTACTTGGTGGAATCTGCCTTACGAACTAAAATTTCCGATTAGTTTATTAGAGAAATATAATCTTCAGCATAGTCACGGCATTATTGCTGGTAATCAAGATGGGGCGGAAGTTCTCAGACAAAGAGGATATGCAGGGCCAATTCAAGTTATGCCACAATTGGGTGTTGATGAACGCCTGTTTACTCCCAAAGCACAACCAGAATTATCCAGTCAATTGGGGATTACATCTGAGGATTTTGTTGTGGGATTTGTGGGGCGTTTTGTTCCAGAGAAAGGTTTATTAACCCTTGTGCAAGCTTTGGTGAGTATCCCGGATAAACCTTGGAAATTACTACTACTGGGACGGGGAGAGTTACAAGCAGAATTAATTAAATTTACCACAGAAAATAATATTAGAGAACGGGTGATTTTTGTAGAAAGTGTCCCCCATGATCAAGTTGCTAACTATATCAACTTAATGAGTACCTTGGTACTACCTTCAGAAACTACTTATAAATTTAAAACTTTAACTTCTGTGGGCTGGAAAGAACAATTTGGTCATGTACTAATTGAGGCTATGGCTTGCCATGTTCCGGTGATTGGTTCCGATTCTGGTGAAATTCCTCATGTCATTGGTGATGCTGGTTTAGTATTTCCTGAAGGCGATTTTAAAGCTTTGGCTGATTGCTTAGTGCAATTAATAGAAAAACCAGATATGACCGCAACTCTTGGTAAGAGGGGTTATGAAAAGGCGATGCATAAATATACTAATAAAGCTTTAGCACAGCAGCAATTTGAGTTTTATCAACAACTGGTAAATTATTAA
- a CDS encoding Uma2 family endonuclease — MQFPLNILTVAEYLEAEKSSDIRHEYIGGQVFAMAGASEEHNLIAGNIYNLLRSHLRGSFCRAFMSDMKVKVKVQNAEILYYPDILVTCDPEDKERYFKTCPSLIIEVLSNSTETTDKREKRINYQMLDSLQEYVLVYQDQIKVEIYRREVGGNWSMEVLGKDDKLRLDSVGLNLTMADIYEDVNIIRNS, encoded by the coding sequence ATGCAATTTCCTCTAAATATTCTGACAGTTGCAGAATACCTGGAAGCCGAGAAATCCAGCGATATTCGTCATGAATACATAGGCGGACAAGTCTTTGCAATGGCGGGTGCTAGTGAAGAACACAACCTAATAGCAGGTAACATTTACAACCTATTACGCTCCCATCTTCGCGGTAGTTTCTGTCGTGCTTTCATGTCAGATATGAAAGTTAAAGTTAAGGTACAGAACGCCGAGATATTATATTATCCTGATATTTTAGTTACTTGTGACCCCGAAGATAAAGAAAGATATTTTAAAACTTGTCCTAGCTTAATTATCGAGGTTTTATCTAATTCCACAGAAACCACAGATAAACGAGAAAAACGCATTAATTATCAAATGCTAGATAGTTTGCAAGAATATGTGTTGGTATATCAAGACCAAATCAAAGTAGAAATTTATCGCCGAGAAGTTGGGGGTAACTGGTCAATGGAAGTTTTAGGTAAAGACGATAAATTACGTTTAGATTCTGTTGGGTTGAATTTAACGATGGCAGATATTTATGAAGATGTTAATATAATTCGTAATTCGTAA
- the hpsP gene encoding hormogonium polysaccharide biosynthesis glycosyltransferase HpsP, translating to MKILQIIPSISLIYGGPSQMVIGLASALAKEEVDITILTTDSNGDTGQKPLDVTLNCPVKQDGYKIIYFRCAPFRRYKFSLDLLQWLKVHACEYDLAHIHALFSPISSAAARVCRQQQLPYILRPLGTLDPADLRKKKQLKRLYAGLIERRNLADAAAIHFTSDQEAKISERFGVVTRDLVIPLGVIPPEKVGDEGNLVRSKWGIPEDLPLVLFMSRIDQKKGLDLLIPALEKLLVSQCNFHFVLAGTNSQDPDYEQKIKSQIANSPLRSHTTITGFVSGELKASLLQAADLFVLPSYYENFGIAVAEAMVAGIPVVISDQVHIWQQVRDSKSGWVGATEVEAFVELMTEALQNPQECQQRGLNAQKYALEYFSWTAIARQIIQAYQEIITKSDIP from the coding sequence ATGAAAATTTTACAAATTATTCCTTCAATTTCTCTGATTTATGGCGGTCCCAGCCAAATGGTAATTGGGCTGGCTTCGGCGTTGGCAAAAGAAGAAGTAGATATTACGATTCTCACAACTGATAGTAATGGTGATACTGGACAAAAACCGCTGGATGTGACTTTAAATTGTCCAGTGAAACAAGATGGTTATAAAATCATTTATTTTCGTTGCGCCCCATTTCGGCGTTATAAGTTTTCCCTGGATTTATTACAATGGTTAAAAGTTCATGCTTGTGAATATGATTTGGCACATATTCATGCTTTATTCTCTCCTATAAGTAGTGCTGCGGCTAGGGTCTGTCGTCAGCAACAGCTACCTTATATTTTGCGTCCTTTGGGAACTCTTGACCCTGCTGATTTACGGAAAAAAAAGCAATTAAAACGGCTTTATGCTGGACTTATTGAACGTCGTAATCTAGCTGATGCAGCAGCAATTCATTTTACCAGCGACCAAGAAGCAAAAATATCAGAACGCTTTGGAGTCGTGACGCGAGATTTGGTAATTCCTTTGGGTGTGATTCCCCCGGAAAAGGTGGGAGATGAGGGAAATTTAGTACGTAGTAAATGGGGAATACCAGAAGATTTGCCGTTGGTGTTATTTATGTCGCGAATTGACCAAAAAAAAGGGTTAGATTTGCTGATTCCAGCGCTAGAAAAGCTTTTAGTATCCCAGTGCAATTTTCACTTTGTTTTAGCTGGGACAAATTCTCAAGATCCAGATTATGAGCAAAAGATAAAATCTCAGATTGCCAATTCACCATTGCGATCGCACACTACCATCACAGGCTTTGTCAGTGGTGAGTTAAAAGCTAGTTTACTGCAAGCTGCTGATTTATTCGTTTTACCTTCTTACTATGAAAATTTTGGGATTGCTGTCGCTGAAGCAATGGTAGCAGGTATACCCGTAGTTATTTCTGACCAGGTGCATATTTGGCAACAGGTGCGTGATAGCAAATCGGGGTGGGTAGGTGCAACAGAGGTGGAAGCTTTTGTAGAATTAATGACAGAAGCATTGCAAAATCCCCAAGAATGTCAGCAACGGGGGTTAAATGCCCAAAAATATGCTTTAGAGTATTTTAGTTGGACTGCGATCGCGCGTCAAATCATCCAAGCCTACCAAGAAATTATCACAAAATCAGATATTCCGTAA